Proteins encoded together in one Impatiens glandulifera chromosome 1, dImpGla2.1, whole genome shotgun sequence window:
- the LOC124937094 gene encoding geraniol 8-hydroxylase-like yields MELLKFFFYFLLPFAFLQLLLSVRRARVSRRLPPGPISLPIIGNLLQLGNKPHESLTRLAQTYGPIISLKLGQMTTIVISSPVMAQEVLQKQDISFSNKFIPDAVRACDAHKLSIVFQPSNDHWRSLRRLSHTHIFSGRVLDSTQHIRRKKVEELVAYVRKCCHEGVTVNVGQAAFRTSLNVLSNTLFSVDLAGTEGDEACDFKDLVWNVMVEAGKPNLVDYFPVLRAIDPQRIRRRMSLYFVKFRILFGEMIDKKMAMKTFLRDISEGDIIDMLLKISLENNDELNKEIIEFFIAGTDTTSSTLEWAMTELFRHPTSMENAKNELKRVVGLGKQVEESDIDRLPYLGAVLKETIRMHPPAPFLVPRQVYTEVNLCSYTIPKGAQVLVNVWAIGRDPDIWESPMEFKRERFIDSKIDIRGQDFELIPFGAGRRICPGLSLAMRLLPTVLGSLINMFDWKIVGDVNNLDIEEKFGLTLQKANPLLAVPIPK; encoded by the exons ATGGAgcttttgaaattctttttcTATTTCCTTCTCCCttttgcgtttctccaactcctcCTCTCAGTCCGTCGAGCACGAGTGAGCAGACGTCTCCCACCAGGCCCCATCTCGTTACCTATCATCGGTAACCTATTACAATTAGGCAACAAGCCTCACGAGTCATTGACGCGGTTAGCCCAAACATATGGTCCAATAATATCGTTAAAGTTAGGTCAAATGACTACGATAGTAATTTCATCACCCGTCATGGCGCAAGAAGTCCTACAAAAACAAGACATTTCCTTTTCCAATAAGTTCATCCCCGATGCTGTTCGTGCATGCGATGCACACAAACTCTCTATTGTTTTTCAACCCTCTAACGACCATTGGCGGAGCTTGCGGAGGCTCTCTCACACTCATATATTCTCCGGCCGAGTACTTGATTCCACACAGCATATTCGACGTAAGAAGGTGGAGGAGCTCGTGGCCTACGTTCGGAAATGCTGCCACGAAGGCGTGACTGTGAATGTCGGTCAGGCAGCATTCCGAACATCGCTGAATGTTCTTTCCAACACTCTTTTCTCGGTTGATTTGGCCGGTACGGAAGGGGACGAGGCGTGTGACTTTAAGGACTTGGTGTGGAACGTTATGGTGGAGGCCGGAAAACCCAACCTGGTGGACTATTTTCCGGTTCTACGCGCCATCGATCCGCAGAGGATACGCAGGCGAATGTCATTATATTTCGTTAAGTTTAGGATTTTGTTCGGTGAAATGATCGATAAGAAGATGGCGATGAAAACCTTCTTGAGAGATATTTCTGAAGGCGATATAATCGACATGCTTCTGAAGATTTCTCTAGAAAACAATGATGAATTAAACAAGGAAATCATA GAATTTTTTATCGCGGGAACAGATACTACCTCGAGCACACTTGAGTGGGCAATGACAGAATTATTTCGACACCCAACTTCCATGGAAAATGCAAAAAATGAGTTAAAGCGCGTTGTTGGTCTCGGTAAACAAGTAGAAGAGTCTGATATTGATAGATTGCCTTATTTGGGAGCAGTTCTAAAAGAAACTATAAGAATGCATCCACCAGCCCCATTTCTTGTCCCTCGACAAGTTTATACAGAAGTTAATCTGTGTAGCTACACGATCCCAAAGGGAGCACAAGTGTTGGTGAACGTTTGGGCAATAGGTCGAGATCCCGATATCTGGGAGAGCCCCATGGAATTTAAACGGGAGAGGTTTATTGATTCAAAAATTGATATTCGTGGTCAAGACTTTGAATTGATTCCTTTTGGAGCTGGGCGAAGAATTTGCCCCGGATTATCCTTAGCGATGAGACTCCTTCCGACGGTGTTGGGCTCGTTGATTAATATGTTTGATTGGAAAATTGTGGGAGATGTTAATAACTTGGACATCGAAGAGAAATTTGGCCTTACTTTACAAAAGGCTAACCCTCTCCTAGCCGTTCCAATTCCTAAATAG